The segment ACGTTCACCTAACGGCTTATCACTGTGCTGATTACGAATCCAAAACAGCGACTTACGCAACAATCGTGGTGCTTTTGCTAATTGATGATCAGGAAGAAATTCATCCAGCCCATATTCGAGCTGAACTTTGATAATTCTATATAGGCGCTTAAGTTCTGAAGGCGTCATAAGTTATTTGGCAACCTCAGCGTTTTCCTTGCTTATTTTCTCTAGCAGTGCCGCTAGCTTTGCTTCTAAACGTGCAGCCTGACTTTTCACGTCATCGACTTGATCGCAGAAATAGGCGATCTCTAACGGAGCGGGTGCAATGCGCCACTCTTCAGTCAGCACTTGAGCCAGATGGTTCTGATGCTTATTAAACTGAGACGTCAGCAAAGAGCCGACGTTCTTCGCCCCCTGAACCACTGTATGAGCAACCACATCACCAGTGACTCGTGATAGCCATTCTTCAATGTCAGGTTTGCAATCTGTCATCAACTGAGAAAATTTCTGAGCCAGTTGGATATCACCTTCCAGCACCAACTTATCTTGTTTGATGAGTTTAGTGATATTGGCTTGTTCACGCAGTTCTGGCAGTACAGACAGATGCAGTGACAAGTAACAGTCTGGCTTGCCTTCATAATTTGCCAGTACATCGATCTGTTGGCTGAAAACAAACGTTAGAGTCTTATTCAGTTCTTTGAGATGCACTTGAATCACTTGCCCTTTAAGGCGAGCAAGACGACGACCCAAGTTAGGGTCGTCTTTAATCAGGGTATTTAGAGAGGTTTCAATCACCGCGGTGACGAGAGGTTCAAACGGCATAAGCGGTCCTTAGAATTTGTAACCGCGGTGCAGTGCGACGATACCACCAGTCAGGTTGTAGTAGCTTGCTTGCT is part of the Vibrio diazotrophicus genome and harbors:
- a CDS encoding ubiquinone biosynthesis accessory factor UbiJ, whose translation is MPFEPLVTAVIETSLNTLIKDDPNLGRRLARLKGQVIQVHLKELNKTLTFVFSQQIDVLANYEGKPDCYLSLHLSVLPELREQANITKLIKQDKLVLEGDIQLAQKFSQLMTDCKPDIEEWLSRVTGDVVAHTVVQGAKNVGSLLTSQFNKHQNHLAQVLTEEWRIAPAPLEIAYFCDQVDDVKSQAARLEAKLAALLEKISKENAEVAK